TTATCGAAGGGCTATGTAATGATACATAGGACTGCACGGGGCTATTTTTTCCAGCAATCGGCGCTTGCATAGCCCGTATAGTCTTTCCCGTCCTGATTTACGGCAAACGTGCCGCAAGTAGAATCGGTAAACGGGCTTCTGGGCGTTGCTGTTAGGGTGTAGGTCGTCGCATTCGGCGTTCCGGTAATGGCAACCGTGTAGTAGCCATCGGGCGATGTACCGGAAACGCCGATGGCATCGAGCGAGGCGCTGTAGGCGGTATGTGTCGTCCGGTATTTTTCCTGAGCCATCTGCGCGCTCAACAAAGCGGATTTACCGTCGGCGCGCTTGGCTTGTTTGACATACTCCGTATAAGCGGGATAGGCGATCGATGCGAGAATGCCGATAATGGCGATGGCAATCATCAATTCGATCAATGTAAACCCTGCAAGTCGCCTGAAAGTGTCCATTCATTTACCTTTATTAGACTGTTTATTCGCACAAGCATAGCACAACAGTCTATAGTTATCGTGGAAATGGGCCGGCGAATAAATAAGCGTCATCGTGCAGGCGATGGCCCCTCTGTTTAAGCGCTTGGGTATAGAAAATACCTTCGCGGCAATTGATTGAAATTAAAGAATAGGTAGGGCGACATGAAAAAATTGGGGAATTCCGGCTTTACGCTGCTCGAGCTCATGATAGTCATCGCCATCGTCGCCATTCTGGCAGCGATGGCTGGGCCTTCGTTTAATGCCACCCTCGAAAAGCAGCGTCTCATTAGTGCGGCGGAAGCGATGCTGGCCGACCTGCGTTGGGCGCGTGCCGAAGCCATCGTGCGCAATCAAAAAATCAGAGTCACGTTTACCACCGGCGGCGCATGGAGTTACGCCATCCGGGTCGGCCCTGGCGGCAGCAACACCCTGCTCAAAACCGTCAACGGCAGCGACTTTCCCGCGACCACCTTGGCCTCGGCCAGTTTTGCCGGCGGCGTTGCCTATACTACTTTCGATCCGATACGTGGCATTAATCCCAACAATGGTACCGCCACGATCACTTCCAATCACTTCAGCGTCGGCGTCAAGGTCAGCACGTTAGGCCGGGCGCGGATTTGCGGCTCAATCGGAGGCTACGAAGCATGTTAACGCACCGTAAAGGGCAAATCGGTATCTCATTGGTCGAACTGCTGATCGGCATGTTGGTTGGCTTGATCGTTGTCGCCGGTGGCCTCAGTATTTTTACTGCCTCGGTCAGAGGGCAGGCCGACAATGTCAAACTCTCCCGCTTGAACCAGGACATGCGTGCCATGATGGATATCATGGTGCGCGATATTCGGCGTGCGGGTTTTGTGACGTCCGATCCGGACACCAATTTAGATTCATTGCGGAATAATCCTTTTTTTGATGACACAATCACCGATCTGGCCGTGTATAACGACGGCAGTTGCATCGTTTATACCTACAATCGTAATAATGACAGTCCGCCCGACGTCGGCAGTAATGAATACTTTGGGTTCCGTTTGAGCGATGACGGCAAACTGGAAATGCGCAGAAGCGGCAGCACCAACGAGAACTGCACTAACAGCGCCTGGGAGTCCATCACCGAAGTGGAGGTGGAAATTACCGGATTGACGTTCGCGCTGACTTCGACGGAGCTCAATGTGACCAGCATGACCAACGACGACGACGGCGACGGCATCATGGAAGCCTCCGATTCCGACGGTATCCCGTACGGCGACGATAACAATAACGGGGTTTGCGACACCGGCGAAGTTTGCAATATTTGTACCCGCGACGGCAGCCCCGCCCCCGCCTGCCTGTATGTCCGCAATGTCACAATTACCTTGACCGGCCGTTTGCACGACGATCATGCGGTCACCCAAACCATCGTCGAGCAGGTGCGGGTGCGCAACGACAAATATCTGGCCGCCGTTCCTTAACCGCCTCGTTTCCTGGAGTTAGCCATGAAGTTTCCGAACCGCAATCCCAAGGCCCGCCAGCGGGGCGCCGTTACTTTGATCGTGGCGCTGATGTTGGCGATCGTGATGGCTGTTGTCTCTGTGACCACGGCGCGAACCGGTCTGATGGAGCAAAAGATCACTGGCAACGATCTGCGTGCCCGCGAAGCGCAGGAAGCGGCCGAAGCCGGGCTGGAATACGGCGTGGCCTGGGCGCAAAAGAATACCATTCCGAATGCCGTGACCTGTTCCTCGGGCTCCTTGCCGACGGGATGTCCGACGGCACTGAGCATGGTCACTGGTTCGTCGACCGGCGAGAGCTATAGCTTTACGCTGACTTTCACGAAAAAAATAATTGCGAACAAGACTTACATTAAAGTCGAATCGTCCGCCGAGGGGGTTAATGATTCTACTATTGCCGCAATATCCGAGGCATGGGTTACACAAACAAACTATTTGACTATAAAAGGGCAAGCCGCTCCTCCTTTTGTAATCAATGGCAGTTTAGCCAATGTCACCGGAAATCCGGATATTGATTCGGGTAGCCCTCCGGGAACGGCGATCATAACATCGCAGCCTGTGAGTGCGATTGATACGGGGTTTTTTAACAAACATCCGCCGCCAAGTCTTGGATCTGTCGTGAGTGATAATACTTTTCCGGGCACATCGACACCGGCATGGGATTATCTTTTTACGGTTACTTTAAGTACCGCGACCCATATCGCCATGACCAATGAGTATAACTATCCTGCTCATTCGTTACCCGCCACTCCGGGGGAAGAGAAAGAGCCATTTTATGTATGGGATAGCGATTCTCATATTAGCGGTAATTTTGGTTCGGCAACTCGCCCCGTCGTCATTATTATCCAGAACGGCAGATGCCCTAAAATTCAAGGAAATGTCACGATTTACGGTTTTGTCTACTTTTCTGCGACATGTAGCGATCAAGGCTGGGGAAATGCGACTATTCATGGAACGATTGTTTCGGAAGGAAATATTACCAAGGTAACCGCTAATTCAAAACACATCGGTAATGGTATTGGTGGCGGCGGTAACGACGTCAGCAGTTTTATTGAAGACGCTACCCGCATTCCCGGCACCTGGAAAGACTTTTGATTTTTTAAGGGGAATCGCCATGAAGAAATTATTGCCTGCCTCGTTGCGAGGTTTCTTCCTGTTGGAAGCGTTGATCGCCGCGCTGATCGTGGCGGTGGCGATGCTGGGGATGGCCAAGCTGCAAGGACTGACCCTGATCAGCAGCGGCGACAGCCGCATGAAAACCCGTGCCTTGAATTTGTCGCAGGACAAAATCGAACAACTGCGCGGCTTTGCCAATCAGGATACTTACGAAGGCATGATTTCGGGCAACGATACCCCGATGGCCGAAGGAGGCGACAGCAGCGCTTTCAGCCGGGCCTGGGTAATTTCGGACTGCCCTAATTCGGTGAAGTGTAAACAGATCAGCGTGACCACGACCTGGGTGGATGTCAAGGGCGTTACCCAGACCGTGCAGTTAACATCCTACATCGCCGGCGACCAGCCCGTGAAAGGCGGTATCGTACTGGCGGCGGCGAGTACTCCTAGCCCGACGCCTGATCCGACACCCGATCCGACACCCGATCCGACACCCGATCCGACACCCGATCCGACGCCCGACCCGACGCCCGACCCGACGCCCGATCCGACACCCGATCCGACACCCGATCCGACACCCGATCCGACACCCGATCCGACACCCGATCCGACACCCGATCCGACACCCGATCCGACGCCCGATCCGACGCCCGACCCGACGCCCGACCCGACGCCAGGAGGAAACGCGTGTACGGGGCTGATTACGGCAGGCATTATCGCGGGCGATTATGTAAGCCAAAAGCGGCTTACATTGGGTGCGCGTCTGCAGATCGACACAAACCCTCTGGCTGTTTGCACAGTGGTGTCGGTTGGCCTTAGTAACCCGCTCGATTTATTGTCTCTGGGAAAGAAAGGTACCTATATTTGCAGTCTGGAAGACTTAAATCCCGCTATTGTCGGGCTTGACATCGGCGGCAATAAAGTCGACTTAAGCGTTAATCTGGCGCTCAACGATCTGCCGCTACAAGGCGTGATAGGGCCGGTGGAATCGCTTCTCAGAAGCCTTCTGCCGCTGCCGCCCGATCTGGTTTGCGTCAAAGCCAACGTCGCGCTCCCTATTCAATTGGATGCGAATGCGCAGGTAAACATTCAAGAGCTCTGCTTGGTCCCTAACATTATTGGAAAAACAGAGGTTCAAGCAACGCAACTTTTAAATAACGCGGGTTTCAAAAACGTTAAGATAACCGGAAGTTCAAACTTTACAATCCAAACCCAGGATTTGCTTGCAGGTTCTAAAGCCAACTGCGATGTGAAAGTAACGGCTAAGTTAGGTAAGTGACTTTCCTTGGCCTTAATATTGCGAAGGTTCCAATCGACAGCGGACCGGCAGGCGGCCAAAGCTGGCTTGGGATCACGCCTAAAATACGCCGTTCAACGCCAGCTTTGAACTCCACTGCTTGAGTTTTGCAGGACGGGGTATAACGGCGAGCGCGCGGCATGGGAACCGGCTGAAGGAAGTCCGGCGGTTTCGAGTCGTCGGAGCGGCTTAAGCGGCATTCCCATAATGATGCCCTTTGGATACGCAACGCGCGGGAATGACGATAGGGGATGGAGTACGGCCTACGGCTAGACCGGGAGGCGCTGTAGGCGGTATGCGTCGTCCGGTATTTTTCCTGGGCCATCTGCGCGTTCAACAAAGCGGATTTACCGTTGGCTCGCTTGACATGCTCCGTATAAGTGGGATAAGCGATCGATACCAGGATACCAAATAATAGCGACGGCGATTATCAGTTCAATCAAGGTAAATCCAACAAATCGTCTAAAAATGTTCAATTAAGTCACCCTTTTAAGCTATTCATTCACACAAGCAGCGCACAACCGTCTATAGTTATTGTGGAAATGGGTCTGTGAATAAATAAGCGCCATCGTACAGCCGATAGCTTCTGTTTAATCGCTTGTTTATAAAAAATACCTACTCGGTAATCCATTGAAATTTAAGAAATCAGGTAGGGGCGACATGAAAAAATGGAGGAGTTCCGGCTTTACGCCATTCGAGTTTACGATGGTCATCACCATCGCGTTTAACACCATCCTTTCCCGGCTCACTGTGGTCATTTTGGCGCGCTCCCCGTTGGTTTTTCGACCGGATCGCGAGCCTATTCTGGCGTTTGAAGGTGACACTAGGTGGGCGCTATCACGACTGCAAAGCCGGCAGGCATCGCCGTCTGGACAGCGGCGCGGATCAGCGGGAGCAGATTAAATAGAGAAATTGGGCCAATGAACGCTTTATTTCGCGCGGTATTCCTGCGCAGAGCGCGGGAGTGTGAAAGCAAAATGCTTCGGCGCAAGCTGCGGGCCGAAAACCGCAGCAGTTTAGAGGTTTTTTTATAGAGTGATAACTTTGTCGCAGAAAGATTTTGATAAAAATAGCAGAATCTGTCTACCTTATAACGATATAACCGGCCTTTTGAAGATTTAATTTTATTCAGCCTAATTCTTATTAAAAACCCTTAATATTATTTGGGTTCCAAATCAAACTGAAATTAAGAACTTCAAGGAAGGCCGGAGCGGTAAAGTTAAATCTGGCTCCACAATAGCACATCGGGTGTATTAATTATGCTTGTACTCGGTTTTCGCCGCCTCAATGGTTTTACGCTTATCGAAATTTTAGTTGCTATGGTGATTTTGGCTTTAGGTTTGTTGGGGCTGGGCGCACTGCAAATGTTGTCGATCAGGAACAGTCAGGACGCTTATTTGTATAGCCAGGCAATGGCGCTAAGCTATGAAATGGCAGACCGCATTCATGCCAATGCCTCTGCATGGAATACCGATACTCTACCGACAGCGGCCAATAGCTGCGAGGATAATTGCAACAGTGCTGCCCAGTCTTGCAGTATAAGCGTCATGGCATCATACGATTACTGCGTTTGGATGGAAAAAGCTAAAGCCCAATTGGGTCCGGCA
The genomic region above belongs to Methylomicrobium agile and contains:
- a CDS encoding type IV pilin protein: MDTFRRLAGFTLIELMIAIAIIGILASIAYPAYTEYVKQAKRADGKSALLSAQMAQEKYRTTHTAYSASLDAIGVSGTSPDGYYTVAITGTPNATTYTLTATPRSPFTDSTCGTFAVNQDGKDYTGYASADCWKK
- a CDS encoding GspH/FimT family pseudopilin, yielding MKKLGNSGFTLLELMIVIAIVAILAAMAGPSFNATLEKQRLISAAEAMLADLRWARAEAIVRNQKIRVTFTTGGAWSYAIRVGPGGSNTLLKTVNGSDFPATTLASASFAGGVAYTTFDPIRGINPNNGTATITSNHFSVGVKVSTLGRARICGSIGGYEAC
- a CDS encoding prepilin-type N-terminal cleavage/methylation domain-containing protein; amino-acid sequence: MNIFRRFVGFTLIELIIAVAIIWYPGIDRLSHLYGACQASQR
- the pilV gene encoding type IV pilus modification protein PilV, with amino-acid sequence MLVLGFRRLNGFTLIEILVAMVILALGLLGLGALQMLSIRNSQDAYLYSQAMALSYEMADRIHANASAWNTDTLPTAANSCEDNCNSAAQSCSISVMASYDYCVWMEKAKAQLGPAALVEVGISPVSGSDVCTGTSAMRCLTLSWTSGSQSSAKFELELQP
- a CDS encoding pilus assembly PilX family protein, which produces MKFPNRNPKARQRGAVTLIVALMLAIVMAVVSVTTARTGLMEQKITGNDLRAREAQEAAEAGLEYGVAWAQKNTIPNAVTCSSGSLPTGCPTALSMVTGSSTGESYSFTLTFTKKIIANKTYIKVESSAEGVNDSTIAAISEAWVTQTNYLTIKGQAAPPFVINGSLANVTGNPDIDSGSPPGTAIITSQPVSAIDTGFFNKHPPPSLGSVVSDNTFPGTSTPAWDYLFTVTLSTATHIAMTNEYNYPAHSLPATPGEEKEPFYVWDSDSHISGNFGSATRPVVIIIQNGRCPKIQGNVTIYGFVYFSATCSDQGWGNATIHGTIVSEGNITKVTANSKHIGNGIGGGGNDVSSFIEDATRIPGTWKDF
- a CDS encoding PilW family protein, which gives rise to MLTHRKGQIGISLVELLIGMLVGLIVVAGGLSIFTASVRGQADNVKLSRLNQDMRAMMDIMVRDIRRAGFVTSDPDTNLDSLRNNPFFDDTITDLAVYNDGSCIVYTYNRNNDSPPDVGSNEYFGFRLSDDGKLEMRRSGSTNENCTNSAWESITEVEVEITGLTFALTSTELNVTSMTNDDDGDGIMEASDSDGIPYGDDNNNGVCDTGEVCNICTRDGSPAPACLYVRNVTITLTGRLHDDHAVTQTIVEQVRVRNDKYLAAVP